The Chryseobacterium sp. LJ668 genome segment AAAGCTAAGCAGGCAACTGCAAGAAAGAAAATGATCGACAAATTAAATATTGACGACATTAAGCCATCTTCAAGAAGATATCCTGCAATCATTTTCGAAATGGAGAGAGAAGTCGGAGATCAGATTTTAGATATTAAAGGCCTTGAAAAAACCAAAGACGGCGAATTATTATTCTCAAATATTGATTTAAATCTTAAAAAAGGCGATAAAGTTGCTGTAATATCTAAAAATTCATTAGCAATCACAGAATTTTTTGAAATTCTGGCAGGAAATGCTCAGGCCGATAAGGGAAACGTAGCATGGGGAGTAACAACAAACCAATCTCATATGCCTTTAGATAATACTTCTTTCTTTCAGGAAGATATTAATTTAGTTGATTGGTTAAGACAATTCACCAAGAATGATGAAGAGCGTCACGAAGAATTTATGCGAGGGTTCTTAGGAAGAATGCTATTCTCCGGTGATGAAGCTTTAAAATCTTGTAAGGTGCTTTCCGGAGGTGAAAAAATGAGATGTATGTTCAGCAGAATGATGCTTCAGAAAGCCAACGTTTTACTTTTAGATGAACCTACCAATCACTTAGATCTTGAAAGTATTACAACATTAAACAATTCATTATCTAATTTTAAAGGTAACTTGTTATTGTCTTCTCATGACCACGAAATGCTTCAGACAGTCTGTAACAGAATTGTTGAGCTGACTCCAAAAGGGATTATCGACAGAGAAACAACTTATGATGAGTATCTTGCTGATAAGAAGATCAAAGAATTAAGAGAAAAAATGTATTCTTAAGGATATATTCAAATTTATTTAAAGCGTTTCTTTTCGAAACGCTTTTTTTACATCTAAATCTTCACAAAAACTTCTGAACATCTCATTAAAAATCGCCCAATAAAGGCCGACTAATTTGTTTAGTAGCCGGTAAAGACACCATTTCCGGATCTTATATAAACCGTCTTTTTCCAGCTCTCTTTTTTATAGCTTCAGCTCTTTTATTACTGTCGGAATGCGAATCAAACATTTTCTTAAAACCACATTGTGCCGTTCCAGTAGAATCTTTTATATAATAAATATTTATTTTATGTGAAGTCAATACTTTTCTTACAAAAGAAAACCTTTCCCACCATGGCAGAAAAGGTTAAATATATGTAAATTGTGTTCTAATCGATAAATAAAGAAGCAATAGCTGTAGCTTCAGCACCGGTCAAGATCTCGTCATATGCCGCAGAACCTGCTGCAGCTCCGAAAGCGGTTGCAGTATTAAATCCTGCCTGCATCGTAACATCTTCACCCGCATAAACCGCGTTTGTTGCAGGTGGCATACCGCCACTTCCACTTCCGCCACTTGCTAACTCGATCCATCCTTTATTGGCACGCATTCTACGAACCATTGAAGCATGTCTTGCTTCCACAGAGTGAATTTGTAGTGCTGCCTGAAGTACTGCCCCATTTGACATTACATTTCCAGCCTGTCCTTTGTAAGCTCTTACACCGGTATCTTCAAAAGCCTGAGCTAACGTAAGAAATTGTTGATAATTTGTAAATGGCGTAAATGCACCGTTTACAGTGAAATCAAAAGTTGGTTTAGCACCCGGAGCAGTCCCTAATGACGTTAATGTACTTTTAAGAAAAGTAACGTGAGCTGCCTCATGTTTAGAAATCTGTAAAAAAACCGCTCTATCTCCTGTAGGAATTAAACCTGCAGTATTCAAACCAATTCTGTAATATTCATCTTCCAAATATTCTAAAGTCAAAGCCAATTGCAGAGCATCCGTCAATGCACTTTTCATTGCTAACGTAGGTCCTGTCTTAGTTTCTGCTTTAGCAGAAGTTGCCATAAAGCTTCCTAATCCTAATGGTATTGCTGCAACTGCCGCTTTTTTACCAAATGAAGTTATATCTGAAAGATTATCTAGTCTAGACGTTTGTTTTGTAAAAAAAGAATCGTCAGAAAGTTTATCTAATAATTTTAAAATGTTCATAATAATAGATTTTTGAAGTGAATAATTAGTTAATACCTCTTTCTTTCCAGGTAAATGGAGTTTTAATAAATCCTCCGGCTGCCATAATAACATCTTTCGGTTCTTTTGCTACATCAAGTCCTGTATTAGGATCTACTACATCATCTCCTGAGAAAGCTGCAGTTAAAGGATTAATCAAATCTCTAATCGCTGACGCATGTCTCGCTTCTACAGAAACAATTTTACCTGCAAGCACAAGATAAGTAGGGTTGGTAATATACTTCCCTGCGGCGTTGTACGCTGCAACTCCTGTGTCTTCCAAAGCTTTTGCAGTAGCCAAAACTGAATTTCTATCATTAAAGTTTACATTTGGGTACTGAAATTCAAGCGTTGGTAACACATTATTCGTAGCACCTGTAATTGCTGCTTTGAAAAAATCTCTGTGAATTACCTCGTGGTGATAAATGTCTGTTAAAATATCTTTTTCAGCAACAGAAATCCCTCCGTAGAAGTTGTTCACCACTTTCGTGTAGAAATCGGCTTCTAATTGTTCAAGAGCGTATGCATAGTTCAAAACACCGACATCGCCCATTCCCAAATCAAATATCTTATTATCATTGTATTGAAAATTGTCGTCATCGCAGCCTACTAAAGTAAGTCCGGCTATGGCTATACCAATACCGCCTAGCTTTAAAAAGTTTCTTCTGCTGGTATCCAGGGTGGCTCCCTGGTTAGAAACATTAATTGGTTTTTTCATAATATTATTTTATTAAAGGTTTAGTACTTTAATGGTATCTACGACAATAAATTTCTTTTGGTTTTCATAATGTTTATATTTTTTTAATATTTATTCACTTAATTCCTTAAAATTCCTTAAAACGCTGTAAATAAAATAATTGAAAACTACTCTGTAATTGTTTCTAAGATTATATTCTGGTAGCTTTTAAAATAAATTTTCCTTATTTTTGTGAAATGAGTCAAAAATGGATTTATAAACCCGAACCCGATGAAGAAACCGTAGATAGATTGAGTTCATCGCTGGGATTTGGCACATTCGAATCCAAATTGTTGGTTCTTAGAGGGATTGACAATTACCAAAAGGCGCGTGAATTTTTCAAACCCAACTTTACGGACATTCACAATCCCTTTTTGATGGCAGACATGCAAAAAGCAGTTGAGCGAATTGCAACAGCCATTGAAAACGGAGAAAAAATAATGGTGTACGGCGATTATGATGTTGACGGAACTACAGCTGTTGCGCTTACTTACCTTTACTTAAGAAAAATTGTTCAAAAAAAATATTTAGATTTTTATATTCCAGACAGAAACTCTGAAGGATACGGGATTTCTACTGAAGGAATCGATTTTGCCAACGAAAACGGTTTTTCGCTGATTATCGCTTTAGACTGCGGAATCAAGGCGATTGATATGATCAATTATGCCAAAGAAAAAAACATTGACTTCATCATCTGCGATCACCATTTACCGGGAGACGAAATTCCTGATGCCGTAGCCGTTTTAGATCCCAAAAGGAGCGACTGTAGATATCCGTTTAAGGAACTTTCAGGATGCGGTGTTGGCTTTAAATTGTGTCAGGGATTAAATACTATTTATAAAATTCCTGAGACCGAACTATTCGAACTTACTGATCTACTTGCTATTTCTATTGCTGCAGATATTGTGTCTATGACCGGTGAAAACAGAGTTTTGGCAAAAATGGGGCTTAAGGTTCTTAGAAAAACACGCAATCTTGGCTTAAGACTTCTGATACCTGAAGATAAACTTTCACATTTTGAGATTTCAAATATTGTTTTTGAAATCGCTCCAAAAATAAATGCTGCGGGAAGAATTTCTCATGGTAAAGCCGCAGTAGAACTAATGGTTTCAGACAACCTGAAACACGCTCACCAAATCGTAGGCGATATCATGAACCTAAATGACGAAAGACGCGAGCTCGATATGAACTCTACCCTTTCTGCATTAAACCAGGTGATAGAATCTCATCAGGAAACAAAATATGCAACCATCGTTTATCATCCTGAATGGAATAAAGGAGTGATCGGAATTGTTGCCTCAAGACTTATAGAAACATACTACAAACCGACATTGGTTTTTACCGACGGAAACAATGGCGAAATGGTTGCTTCTGCGAGATCTGTCTCAGATTTTGACGTGCACGAAGCATTGGATCTTTGTTCAGAATATTTTCTGAAATTTGGTGGTCATCACGCAGCTGCAGGACTTTCTATGGAAAAAGATAAGTTTGAAGCTTTTAAAATAAAATTCGAAAAAACGGTTGCAGAAAAAATAAAAGATCACCAGAAAGAGCCATCGATCACCATTGATTCTGACATTGAAGCCGATGAAATCAACAGAGATTTTATCAATTTCCACAGAAAACTTGCACCGTTTGGTCCCCAGAATATGAAGCCCAACCTGGTTTTAAGAAATCAAAAAATTGCAGGTTATCTAAAAACGATGGGAAAAGATAACAATCACCTCAAGTTTTATATCAAGCAGGAATCTACCGGAAGAAATATAGAATGTGTAGGTTTTAAGCTGGGGCAGTTTGCTGATGATTTTAGAAATAAATCTTTTGATATTGCTTTTACTTTAGAAGAAAATCATTGGAAAGGTAATGTGACGCATTACTTGAACATCCGAGATGTAAAATTTAGAGAAGACTAACCCTAAACTCAGCCTCAACCTTGAAAAAAATCGGTTTATTTTTCGGCTCTTTTAATCCCATTCATATCGGTCATTTAATTTTGGCGAATTATATTCTGGAAAATTCGGATATGGATGAATTGTGGTTTGTGGTGAGTCCGCAGAATCCTTTTAAAGAAAAAAAATCACTTCTCAAAGATCACAACCGTCTGGATATGGTACAGCGTGCCGTAAAAAATTATCCTAAGATGAGAGCCTCAAATGTAGAGTTTTCTTTACCTACTCCTAGTTATACGATTGATACATTGACGTATCTTAAAGAAAAATATCCGGAATGTTCTTTCAGTTTGATCATGGGAGAAGACAACCTCAACGGACTCCAAAAATGGAAAAATTCTGATATTTTAATTAAAAATCATCATATCATCGTTTACCCTAGAGTTTTTGAGAGTGAGAAAAAAGATTCTGAATATCTTCAGCATGAAAATATTTCGATGATCAAAGCACCTGTTATCGAATTATCAGCAACCGAAATCAGAAGTATGATCAAAGAAGGAAAAAATGTAAGACCGATGCTTCCGCCGGAGGTTTTTGAATATTTGGACGGGAGCAGTTTTTATAAATAGATGTTAGATGTTAGATGTTAGATTTTAGATGTTAGGCAAAATTAATTCTTAAGTATCATGAATTTCATTGAAAATTTTTTCTCAAAATATTCCCAGGAAAAGCTCATCAGATGGTTTAAGCAAATCTGTATGGCAGAAGCTATATCGTGGTTTTTTCTTTTTACTGCAATGACATGGATACGCATTGACCCGGAAGGCGTTTTACCTATTATTTACATCAGCACAATCGGAAGTATTCATGGATTGTTTTTTACACTTTACCTTTTATTTTTGCCTTCGATAAGAAAAATATACACTTGGGATGATGAAGATACAGTCTTCGCTTTGATCGCTGCTTTTTTTCCGTTTGCCACTATTTGGATCGATAAAAAATTGGCCCGTTTTGACCGAGAATAAAAAAAGAGGCTTCAAAAGAGCCTCTTTTTTTATTATTTAAATTTTATCAATTAGTTATCTCTAATAACGTGTCCTGTCACACTCAATGTATGTGAACCTGTAGTATTGGTATATGTTCCGTTTATTGTAAAATCAATATATTGTCCTACTGCTCCATAATTACTGATTTGTAGCGTAAGATTATTTCCGTTAGCGTTAATTGCTCCCCCTGAAGATTCTAAACTAAAATTAGAGGTATAAGTTCCAACTCCAGATATGCCTTGGGAAGTTAAATAAAAACTGCCTGTCGCATTTTGTGAACTTACATTAAATCCTCCTCCACCGATTGGAGATTGCGCATTAAAACCTGCATAAATTGGAGTGATAAAGTAATTTATCGGTTGCGTATCTGTTTGACTTGTAACAAACTCTGTGGTAGCAGTACAAACAGTAAGATTGCCCAAATTAGTTGTAGGAGCCGTCGCAGTAAAGTTA includes the following:
- a CDS encoding ferritin-like domain-containing protein; protein product: MNILKLLDKLSDDSFFTKQTSRLDNLSDITSFGKKAAVAAIPLGLGSFMATSAKAETKTGPTLAMKSALTDALQLALTLEYLEDEYYRIGLNTAGLIPTGDRAVFLQISKHEAAHVTFLKSTLTSLGTAPGAKPTFDFTVNGAFTPFTNYQQFLTLAQAFEDTGVRAYKGQAGNVMSNGAVLQAALQIHSVEARHASMVRRMRANKGWIELASGGSGSGGMPPATNAVYAGEDVTMQAGFNTATAFGAAAGSAAYDEILTGAEATAIASLFID
- a CDS encoding ferritin-like domain-containing protein, translated to MKKPINVSNQGATLDTSRRNFLKLGGIGIAIAGLTLVGCDDDNFQYNDNKIFDLGMGDVGVLNYAYALEQLEADFYTKVVNNFYGGISVAEKDILTDIYHHEVIHRDFFKAAITGATNNVLPTLEFQYPNVNFNDRNSVLATAKALEDTGVAAYNAAGKYITNPTYLVLAGKIVSVEARHASAIRDLINPLTAAFSGDDVVDPNTGLDVAKEPKDVIMAAGGFIKTPFTWKERGIN
- the recJ gene encoding single-stranded-DNA-specific exonuclease RecJ yields the protein MSQKWIYKPEPDEETVDRLSSSLGFGTFESKLLVLRGIDNYQKAREFFKPNFTDIHNPFLMADMQKAVERIATAIENGEKIMVYGDYDVDGTTAVALTYLYLRKIVQKKYLDFYIPDRNSEGYGISTEGIDFANENGFSLIIALDCGIKAIDMINYAKEKNIDFIICDHHLPGDEIPDAVAVLDPKRSDCRYPFKELSGCGVGFKLCQGLNTIYKIPETELFELTDLLAISIAADIVSMTGENRVLAKMGLKVLRKTRNLGLRLLIPEDKLSHFEISNIVFEIAPKINAAGRISHGKAAVELMVSDNLKHAHQIVGDIMNLNDERRELDMNSTLSALNQVIESHQETKYATIVYHPEWNKGVIGIVASRLIETYYKPTLVFTDGNNGEMVASARSVSDFDVHEALDLCSEYFLKFGGHHAAAGLSMEKDKFEAFKIKFEKTVAEKIKDHQKEPSITIDSDIEADEINRDFINFHRKLAPFGPQNMKPNLVLRNQKIAGYLKTMGKDNNHLKFYIKQESTGRNIECVGFKLGQFADDFRNKSFDIAFTLEENHWKGNVTHYLNIRDVKFRED
- the nadD gene encoding nicotinate (nicotinamide) nucleotide adenylyltransferase, producing MKKIGLFFGSFNPIHIGHLILANYILENSDMDELWFVVSPQNPFKEKKSLLKDHNRLDMVQRAVKNYPKMRASNVEFSLPTPSYTIDTLTYLKEKYPECSFSLIMGEDNLNGLQKWKNSDILIKNHHIIVYPRVFESEKKDSEYLQHENISMIKAPVIELSATEIRSMIKEGKNVRPMLPPEVFEYLDGSSFYK
- a CDS encoding DUF3817 domain-containing protein → MNFIENFFSKYSQEKLIRWFKQICMAEAISWFFLFTAMTWIRIDPEGVLPIIYISTIGSIHGLFFTLYLLFLPSIRKIYTWDDEDTVFALIAAFFPFATIWIDKKLARFDRE